CTTTTGAGGCACCTACCAAgttggttccctcccccccccccaggtatgtgaGAGAAAGGCTTGGAGACCAATAACTTTGCCAGGCTGGACCTGGAAGACATTGTTATTCCAGGAATCTTCACTGCTCTGCTGTTGCAAGTATTCTTCTTGCAACAAAGCACATGCACTTCTATACTAGTTTTGTGGGTTTCATTTTTGGGCTGGGCATCACCATCTTCATCAATCACATCTTCAAATATGCTCAGCTAGCTATGCTGTATTTGCTCCCAGCCTGCATAGGTTTCCCTCTTCTGGTGGCTCTGGTAAAAGGAGAAATGGCAGAGGTGTTTAGCTATGAATCTTCTGCTGAAATCTTGCCCCACACCCAAAGGCTCACCTATTTCCCTAACCAGCTCTCCAGCCAACCTTGCAGCAGACACTGTCCTCTTCCCATAGAACAGCGGCAGCAAAGCCCTTCTTCCTCCCAATCAAAACTTAACAAGTGCTTTTGAGTTTCCAGTTAAGCTTGGCTGTTATCTTTAGGTAGAACTctgagacagtgtttctcaaactgtgggtcgggacccaataggtgggtcgtgagcctgtttcaggtggatccctattcatttcaatattttattttaatatattaaacttgatactaccatggtatgtgactacattgggggaaatgttacagatctgcccTTTTAACAGGTTATCGTGtttatgatagtaaatggaacttactcctgggtaagtgtgggtaggattgcagcctaggattgttaaaaattttcctgcttgatgatgtcaagcaTGACATCATatgtctggtcatgacatcacttccggtgggtcctgacagattttcattctaaaaagtggatcccagtgcaaaaagtatgagaaccactgctctgagatGTTACTAAGGTCTGAGCTGGCCACACCCAGTCTCTGGCAAGAACTCTCAATGTTGCTAATACTGTTCCCAGAATCACTTAACAGGAATAGAGTATCCAAAATGGGATTCGGACAGGCCTGGCTTTTCACTTTTCCTTCACAGGGATGTTTTCCTTTTTAGAGAGTGAGTCGATATAGGCATAGTTTGACAACATACATGCTGCTTTCTTtgttccaatttttttaaaaacatctaatAGGGTTTTCGGGTTTGTAAGTAACACTTCAAGAAGACTCTTACGTGGAATCGATATGAACACCACTGCCAAATGATGTCTCCACCATACCACCTTCAACACTGGGgacaaaaacaaaacctgttCTTTGTCTTCAGAGAGCTCTAACTGAATCCAATTCTTGTGACAGATCATTAGTATTAAAAGTTTTGGAAGAAGCAACACAGGAGTTTGCCCTCAATCCCTTGCTATTGAAATCCCCCAGAAAACAAACAAGACACATGCAGATAAAGTCTTCTGGGACAAGGCTAAAAGAGCCAATCTTCCAAAGAAGCCATTATTTTGAAACTACAGctgaagaaaaaaaggggggaatagTGAGAATATCTACAAAGGACTCAAACATGGTTAGTCTGTTCCATTCTTAAGAGTAAGATGCAGTAAGATGCAACCAGTGCAGgaggtggaatggagcaggggaagggagggaggggcggattgggcccaggagggggcaggattcaTGGCAGTAgcatatgccatatcctatcccccttcttgagACTGTTTCACTGACAAAGGGCAACACTGACTTGTGTAGGTCTGAATTGCCGCATTGTGACTGCTGCGGCTTTCCCAAGGGCAAGCTGATGAATGTCTACCTTGCCAATATCTCCAGCACGCCTACAGGATGAAGCTTTGgcaattcccccacaggatgaagCTCAAaccacactggcatagctgcgtcAGTGCAGGGGAACTTGGACAGGGCTCAGTCAGCCTAATCCTTAGTACAAGAGGTCAACCTTCTCTCATCAGCTTGCAGGGTGGCACTTAATCAGGCTGCAAACCAGAATAAGGAACTGCCCAGGCACGCAACACCTATCTCCAACCCATATTTAGTATAGCTAATTTAAACTGGTTTACATCTTCAATAGACATGCATCATCAGAATTCACATGCAATTCACATTCACCAGattgcaccacacacacacacacacacacacacacagacacagacacaccacctttctctgtttacatagcattcaaggcagtttacataggcaggctaatctaAAACactatttttcaatggggtttttacaatatgttctgtggaaagactcacagaaccctcagtcacCAGACATTGCCTTCACAACATGGTTCTCTCTTCTGGGTGCACGCTATAAGTTTCAGGAAACAATAGTAAAATCAAGCCTGGACACATCCTCAAGGTTGTTGTCCATTCTTTGCTGGCTGACCTTCACATACTCCCCTGTACCCTCACTGCGGTGGCTAATCAATGCATCAGCAACTCCGTTCTGCCACAACAGGTACAGCAGCTTGTCAAGTCTACCATTCTGTCTCACATCCAGAAACAAGACTACAGATTCTCCTTCTTATCTCTTCAACCAGTATGGCATCTTAAccatcagaccacacctcctacTCATGGCTTAAGAACAGCTCTTTGTGAGTGAGGTTGCCATGTTTAGTCCAACTGCCATGCTGCAACCACCACTACTCAAAGAGAATGATGAAACGCTGTAAGGATCCCCTCTGCAGAATGCCAAACAGGATAACCTTTAGTAAACTATTTAGACACAGCTAGACAGATGTGAAACATCTAATTTGTATGCCATTGCAACAGGACATCACCTCCAGCTTTAATCATCTCAGCAGTAACTTGATCAATTTCAGGGGCTTTGCCATTCTTCAATGATTTTATTGCACTTCTGATTTCATCACAATAGAATTGGTCACCACAGCTTTTGCATCACTGAAATTATGTCTTTGGAGAAAGATCAACATCACCATTAATATTAAAATACACCTATTCTGGACATTAATTCTACCAATTCTCCTTTATGGATCAGAAATATGGATTATACCTAAACCTGACATCAACAAATTAAATACATTCCAAATGCATTGTGTGAGGCAGATACTTAGGATCGCCCACCATGATTGCCATCAAAATGAAACAATTCGGATGTGGTGTGACCACCAATCAGCAATCAAGGAACAGATTCAAAAACACTGGCTCCATTGGTTTGGCCATGTTTGCAGAATGGATACCATCAGGATTCCAAACAAACTTCTTTGGCAACAGCAACCTGACAGAAAATCCAGCAAAAggcaccaaagaaaacatggctaaAATATATAAAAGAAGATCTAAAGAACCAGTGATTGCCTATTGATACAGTGAGAATCATTGCCATGGATCGCAATGAATGGAAGCATGTTGAGATTAAGGCATCAAAACCtgtggcacctacagcagcatattggctaAGAAGATGACCTGTCATCCCAAACACCAGCTAAAGGAATAAAAATTTTTTGTATGCAATCACTTTGTATGGGATGGAACACAACACACATATTTCTGTGAACTATGGAATCTTTACCAggtaattttgattaaaatgaCAAATAATCATTAGAAAATAATGTATTTGCTTTTCATGAGCATGTACAAATGTTGTTTGATATTTTTCCCCTGTTGGAAAGTCCCATGTGAAATACTGCATTTTTTCGCTCCTCACACATACTCACAGTATTTCATTATCATCAGTAACAATTTTGCTCAAGGAAGCATGCAGGGCAATCTCTCCTCATTCAAAAGGAGGCAACTTCTATGATGACCTTTATTTTACTGAAATCTCTAGATGAGGTTTCTTTGTAATATGTATACATTACACAGGGAGTGAAAGAAAAATTAATATGATAGATTTGGGGCTCATTTCCACCCGTGACCATACAATAATAGACAGGATGGGTTTGGTTCTCTGTGTCAACATACAAGGAGAGCAGCCATTCCTCTAATACTAATGGAGGCAACCTAAACTACTAAGCTTCCTTTATGCTTTTGAAGAGGACTACCAGGATAATCAACTTCTCAGGTAAATGAGACATATAACCAACAGTAACAACGATGGAGAGGACCAACCAGCAAGGTGAAGTGCCACTACCTCCATAAATTCTTCAATTGGGCCCCTTCTTGTCCTCAGAAAGACCTGCAGAACTATCAGCTGCCTTGTAAGGAAAACACCTTcatattatttaattattaacaATGTCCATCAATTTTATAACAAGCTATACTGGGACTGTTGCTATGTGAAAAGCAGTACAAAAATAAGGACTCACCTATCTGAACATAAAAATTGATAATCTTAGCAGCCTTTGAtaatataaaccaggggtgcccaaaccccggcccaggggccacttgcggccctcaaggactcccaatccaacccacagggagccctcaatctccaatgagactggctctccagagacgtgctggagcccatgctagcccggcacaactgctctcagtatgagggtgaATGTTCGACCTGTtatgtgagctatgggacaagggctccttccactgcttgttttttcatatctgtgatgcagcagcagcaatgaaggaaaggctggccttgctttgtgcaaggtcttttttaggccttgagttattgcaagaccttcatccattcatacaagttccatctctaatatattcatttatgtaaatttattcaaatttgaaatgtaaattaattctgtttttcccggcccctgacacagtgtcagagggatgatgtggccctcctgccaaaaggtttggacacccctgatataaacgTTAAGAAACAAGTCAATGGAGAGGATTAATTTAGACTTAAGTGACTGTACAACTAACAAAAGCCTAGAAAACACTGAATGGTATCACTTCTCTTGAGATCTTTTCCCTCCTGCTCACATACTTTGGATCACAAAGCAACAGAAACCTAGCACAATGCACACTCATGTTCCAaacaaatatacagtatatagagAACAGAATAGTACGCTAACAGTTTGGGAATACTAATCAAGTCACTTCAGAAAAAGTACACAGACAATCAATCAAATAGATTCCCCACTATGCTGTTACACTCTTTCTGCTAATGTAGAACAACATTCAGCATAGCACTGGTACATTTCAAGGAACGGGTCAATGGCATGCATTACATATCCTTCACCACTTATAACTCCGAGATATCAGACTCCCTGTTGCTCTTTGCTGAAGTGGAAGCAATGACCACAAATCCTTTTTTCCCCACGATGTACCACTTCTGTTAATTGATGTGCGATAGATGCATGCATGTCTTGCAGATCCTGGTAACACATAGGGCAGTTGTCATAAGCTGCCAGCTTGAATTGGCGGGGTGGAGGAAGACATGTCCTCCAGGGAATGCACAGCTCAATACTCTCAATTCCATTGTGTGACCTTTCCATTAATAGGGGTGTGAATTCATAGGTCACAGAGCCATTAAACACTAGCAAGATGGATGTCCCTTTTTCACACTTGACTGGGATGTGAGCATGGGTCTCATTTCAGGTTTGTTAAAGACTGGAAAAAGGGAAGATTATATATTTTGGCAAAGCCCTCTGATTCCAAATGAGAAATGTCTATCAATGCATGATTTATTCTTGACTTTTGTGATCATAGGAACATCTGGAGAAGCTTGAAAACAAAATGAATAGCCACTTCTGTAACTGTTGTGATGTAATATTGAGGGACCACAGTATTGAGGGGTCAAATCATTATGATCACTGAGATGATTTAGGAAAAGAGTCAGGTAATTCACTTAATTGAAGTGAGATTATGGTAAACCACTTCAATATTCAATACTCCAAAAGAAAGCACGTAGGAGTTATGTGGTAAGTAATGGATTTCCCCTTTTCTGGCCTATTTTTCTCTAATTTTGAATATTCTAATCATCCTAGAGGCTTCTATGATGTTTCAACTTCTTAAATACCTTTGGAAACAACACTCTGCAATAGCCTTTGTCCCATGTTTTTTGAATTCAGTGCCATTACAGAAGAGCTACATCACACAGGAGACAGATCAGTTCGTGGACTGCACATCTTCATGTCTGTGAAGACATGTTTAGAAAATAGTCTCTGGTCAGTCCTTCTGCTGGGACTGGCAGCCAAATGAGCACCTGAACCGACCTCACCAGTGTAAGGAGCAGATAGTGGTGCTCAGGTGATCATAAACCATCCAGCCTACCCTAGGCTTTATAAGGTCATGCTCAAGAAAACGTGCTTGAGttcctgtcacctaggcccagccctggaattcctcaggagcaggggtctcctcaggggtaggggcctcctcgggagtaagacctaagcacttacaggactggggtcccaggcaaaacacttccctgggagtaggacctagtgcctcctgggagcagccagcagtcaTGTGGgctgaaggggtggggctggcccagcccaaggctggcttcataaggaggctggacagcctagaaaGAGGTCAcgcctctccagttgggagcagggtcgaagggaaggccagagggggtagccaacCCGGCCTTATACAGACAATCCAGGCTCCGAAGGGAACTTGGCTTACCTTAGCCCTGGAGAGAGAGGTTgggggctgggaactccccgATCCTAGGCCCATTCGGGCCCTCGGGGTGAGAGCCGGAGAGGTgaggttgcagaaccaaggacgcagtaccaactacctccattggaggccagctgatcaagGGGCAAGCCCGAAGGTACTGGGGGctctcctgaggacagctaagctgaccccagacaataggactgcagccctcccgaatccatacccctggccgacaggcaccagccagagagctctgcctaaaacctcaaggggtcgggaaggagcaGGGAATGAGCCTATTGTGCACCGATgccacgagtctgtgtaaggcaacagggcctgtgacgtaacaggccccatgaatgtcaagagtttgaagCGAGTAAAccatctgtgcaaaacagctgtgtctgcctcctgtCCTTCTTTCCTCCGATGGCCAACTTGCCTCGACAGGGTAAGCTCCCCGCGCTCGGTCACACACCAAGGGGTGGGGTCTCTGCCCGCTATGGACGTTACAGTTCCCCAGTCTATCACTGGAGAACAACCATTGTTTTTAGCAGCCGCACACCCACTTACTCTTTGCTGCATCAAGATGCAAGGATCAGGCCTACAGGGACAGTGTTCCATTAATTCATGTCAGGGGAATTTATTACATTTTGCAGAttgctttttaacctctttgCTGACCTACTTTCCTTTGGAATATACCTATTTGGTATTTCTGACATGTGTTTTGCTGTATTCCCTTTGCAAAATCTGTCCTTTTACTGTTTGGTTCCTTCAGCCCTTTAACAAACGCCTTAATATTTTTTTACTGATGTATCTGCCTGGTACAAGTTCATATAAGAAGGAGAGGGTTTGCCACACTTACCCAGACAGCTCATGTTCTGCTATCAGTGACCTTCAAGGGGGATTCCTTAGATTTTAGGACTCTCAGCTAACATGGGAGAAGATCTTTCACAAGGCAGCCTCTTTAAGTTCTTGGATTAATCTGTAACTGAAGCTTCTGTTGGATAATCTGCCAACTACTTCAGCCAAAATGTGCCATTTTCCTAGATGGCAACCTTCAGCATCACTTTGAGAAGGGGCCAtccttctaaagcaggggtgcccaaaccctggccctggggccacttgtgggcctcaaggcctctcaatgtggccctcagggagcccccagtctccaatgagcctctggccctccagagatttgctgaagCCCACACCGGCCCAAGACAATTGCTCTtagagggcgactgtttgacatctcacatgagctgtgggatgaggactccctccactgcttgtttcacgtctgatgcagtagcagcagcaaaggaaaggccagccttgctttgtgcaaggccttttataggccttgagctattacaagaccttcattcattcatataagttcatctttaatatattcatttatgtaaacttatgtaaatttattcaaattttaaatgtaaattcttttttcccccggcccccaacacagtgtcagagagagaatgtggccctcctgccaaaaactttggatacctcTAGAGTTTAGTGGTCAGATATTCAAAGAATCAACACACAGCACATACCAAAGTTTGAAACATCCCAAGCTACCAGAACAAGACACACCCAGAGGCAAGGTTTCCTTTGCCAGACTAAACACACAGTACCTCCTTGTTTCTTCAGTCAGTCTGCTACTCTCTTGGACAGGTTGCTTAACATCATTAGCTGGTTCAGGAACTGAAGTACTTTGGTCAGGGATAGATGCAACAACTGTATCAGTCTCTTGATAACTATCAGGCTGGGAAATGCTGCAAAATAATTAGATATTATTATAAAAACAGTGATTATCTGCAAATATATTTTCATATGTACTATTAATTGCTACAGAAAGGATAGATCTTGGTTTGAGCAGGTGGAACCCACTGACAGGTCCAAGAGCAGCTGATGCTGTACCATTAATTAGTAATCTGACGGAAGAGCACTGAGGGACCCATGTAGAAGCTGAatgagtatttttttaaaaattacattgtCCCCATGATtgagaggcagccattttggcagacTGGGAGGCAGCACAAATATAATTGTTCAGTGAACCTCCACAACATGCCAATAATCAATAGACAGAAATTGTATTTTGCCAAGTACAGAATTAATAAGTTATTAATTCAGAAGGATGTTCAATGCTGGCAGTTCTACTATAGCTGCCTCCATATAATGTCTCTAACTGTAGGATTTCAATTCAATGTAACTTAGCTTAAAATAGAAACTTTACTTTGGTACAATGCAACAATAGGAATATTGCATCCTGTTGCTTTAACATACTTGTATTTACTAAAAAAGCTATATACTGTATCCTGCAACTGATGAATTAGGGATCCATGTTGTATTCCAGTTCATGAGTTTTGAAACAATGAAACTACTTCTAATATTCCTGGATTTTGCATTGAACAGGTGAATACAGGTGGAAAAAGTAACAGACCTGTATTTTTGTTATAGGAGTGCCCTCTATTGATCGCACTGAAAACAGCACTTATAGATAACAGATAAACCATTGTGGTTTGGTCACTGTACTTTTTAGTCAGTCCTTAGaaacaatgaaaagaaaaacGGCCACACAACACTATCCTCAAATTTGTATCACTTGCTTGAATGCATACATAGAATAATCCTCTTTCAACTGCATATAGGCTTCAGAGCAATAAATTTGAACAGGAATGCACTGCGATGACAGAGATGACATTCAAAACATGGACAAATTCCAGAAGCGATACAGTAGTCTGTAGCAACAAAAAAAATTGAGCATGTTGTGGCACTTCACAGACGAAACCAAGAGTTTCTGATGAAATGAAGGAATCCCAACCAATTTGGCTTGCCAGATTACAAACTGTGTAGGAATTTGAAAGAAAAGGTCAAGAGGCATGGAAAGAAACAGATTTAATTCTTCGCAGGACGTGTATTGTCAGTACCAAGATGCTTGTGTTCTGAGACTTACAAACATGCATATACTGTGAGAAGGTTCAAAC
This portion of the Tiliqua scincoides isolate rTilSci1 chromosome 3, rTilSci1.hap2, whole genome shotgun sequence genome encodes:
- the HM13 gene encoding LOW QUALITY PROTEIN: minor histocompatibility antigen H13 (The sequence of the model RefSeq protein was modified relative to this genomic sequence to represent the inferred CDS: inserted 1 base in 1 codon; deleted 1 base in 1 codon; substituted 3 bases at 3 genomic stop codons), which gives rise to MFLSAALQSPVLVAQLKIQSSVAHLSGAQELQYLAQSLLTWMTSKLSSGELGKKLXSIKFDMKGLMXLAMGSIVGVWYLLRKQWITNKHFRLAFFLKGVVHLNNISTGYICSGVSFEAPTKLVPPPPPGMXEKGLETNNFARLDLEDIVIPGIFTALLLQVXLLATKHMHFYTSFVGFIFGLGITIFINHIFKYAQLAMLYLLPACIGFPLLVALVKGEMAEVFSYESSAEILPHTQRLTYFPNQLSSQPCSRHCPLPIEQRQQSPSSSQSKLNKCF